One genomic window of Saccopteryx bilineata isolate mSacBil1 chromosome 4, mSacBil1_pri_phased_curated, whole genome shotgun sequence includes the following:
- the LYSET gene encoding lysosomal enzyme trafficking factor isoform X2 yields MMNFRQRMGWIGVGLYLLASAAAFYYVFEINETYNRLALEHIQQHPEEPHEGTTWTHSLKARLLSLPFWFWTIIFLIPYLQMFLFLYSCTRADPKTVGYCIIPICLAVICNRHQAFVKASNQISRLQLIDT; encoded by the coding sequence ATGATGAATTTCCGTCAGCGGATGGGATGGATTGGAGTGGGATTGTATCTGTTAGCAAGTGCAGCAGCGTTCTACTATGTGTTTGAAATCAATGAGACTTACAATAGACTGGCCTTGGAACACATTCAACAGCACCCAGAGGAGCCCCATGAAGGAACCACATGGACACACTCCTTGAAAGCTCGGTTACTCTCCCTGCCGTTTTGGTTTTGGACAATTATTTTTCTGATACCTTACTTGCAGATGTTTTTGTTCCTATATTCTTGTACAAGAGCTGACCCCAAAACAGTGGGCTACTGTATCATCCCCATATGCTTGGCAGTTATTTGCAATCGCCATCAGGCATTTGTCAAGGCTTCTAATCAGATCAGCAGACTACAACTGATAGACACATGA
- the LYSET gene encoding lysosomal enzyme trafficking factor isoform X1 produces MVAVCDMPKLPDYTEPSDSLTLAVGTGRFSGPLHRAWRMMNFRQRMGWIGVGLYLLASAAAFYYVFEINETYNRLALEHIQQHPEEPHEGTTWTHSLKARLLSLPFWFWTIIFLIPYLQMFLFLYSCTRADPKTVGYCIIPICLAVICNRHQAFVKASNQISRLQLIDT; encoded by the exons ATGGTAGCTGTCTGTGACATGCCAAAGCTACCCGATTATACAGAACCGAGTGACTCTTTAACGCTTGCCGTGGGAACAGGAAGATTCTCGGGACCACT GCACAGAGCATGGAGAATGATGAATTTCCGTCAGCGGATGGGATGGATTGGAGTGGGATTGTATCTGTTAGCAAGTGCAGCAGCGTTCTACTATGTGTTTGAAATCAATGAGACTTACAATAGACTGGCCTTGGAACACATTCAACAGCACCCAGAGGAGCCCCATGAAGGAACCACATGGACACACTCCTTGAAAGCTCGGTTACTCTCCCTGCCGTTTTGGTTTTGGACAATTATTTTTCTGATACCTTACTTGCAGATGTTTTTGTTCCTATATTCTTGTACAAGAGCTGACCCCAAAACAGTGGGCTACTGTATCATCCCCATATGCTTGGCAGTTATTTGCAATCGCCATCAGGCATTTGTCAAGGCTTCTAATCAGATCAGCAGACTACAACTGATAGACACATGA
- the MOAP1 gene encoding LOW QUALITY PROTEIN: modulator of apoptosis 1 (The sequence of the model RefSeq protein was modified relative to this genomic sequence to represent the inferred CDS: inserted 3 bases in 2 codons; deleted 4 bases in 3 codons), with the protein MTLRLLEDWCRGMHMNPRKALXMAGIPQTCNVAEIEEALWAALAPLGEHTLLGRMFRRDHNRDGASIGLTQDSGVALVPKEIPGKGGAWRVICKPPDPDSEFLSRLTEFLEGEGVTLVELIRTFGYEKNPLXPDQNMIPEIRAPMLAQALDEALQPALHAVPNTKNRVFSGSDPPKPEEEEFGHWLFHTTQMMNTWHLSEAEKRRRLLESLRSPAYDVIRILKINSPFITVPECLQALELVLVVIDNPRELQVKYLTTYQKDEEKLSAYILRLEPLLQKLVEKGAVEKEEIVDQAHRDQIIAGAAHRTLRRPIALKEDGSAPGLLELLTLIRNGEAAEEEEEEALLQAGLEGLFT; encoded by the exons ATGACGCTGAGGCTCTTGGAAGACTGGTGTAGGGGGATGCATATGAACCCTCGGAAAGCGC CGATGGCCGGCATCCCCCAGACCTGTAATGTGGCAGAAATCGAGGAGGCCCTGTGGGCTGCTCTAGCTCCCTTGGGCGAGCACACACTGCTG GGGAGGATGTTCCGGAGGGACCACAACAGGGATGGAGCCTCAATAGGACTTACCCAGGATTCTGGTGTTGCTCTGGTCCCCAAGGAGATACCTGGGAAAGGGGGTGCCTGGAGAGTGATCTGTAAGCCCCCAGACCCAGATAGTGAATTTTTAAGCAGGTTAACTGAATTCTTAGAAGGAGAGGGTGTGACATTGGTTGAGCTGATCAGAACTTTTGGGTATGAAAAGAACCCTTT CCCAGACCAGAACATGATCCCAGAAATACGGGCCCCCATGTTAGCACAGGCATTAGATGAGGCTCTTCAGCCTGCCCTGCATGCAGTACCT AATACGAAAAACAGAGTATTCTCAGGCAGTGATCCTCCAAAacctgaagaagaagaatttg GGCACTGGCTGTTTCATACTACGCAAATGATGAACACATGGCACTTGTCAGAG GCCGAGAAAAGAAGGCGATTGCTAGAGAGCCTTAGAAGCCCTGCATATGATGTGATTCGGATCCTCAAGATAAACAGTCCTTTCATCACAGTCCCTGAATGTCTGCAGGCTCTTGAGCTGGTTTTGGTGGTTATTGACAATCCTAGGGAGTTGCAGGTCAAATATCTGACCACTTACCAGAAGGATGAAGAAAAATTGTCGGCTTACATACTGAGGCTGGAGCCTTTACTACAGAAACTGGTGGAGAAAGGAGCAGTTGAGAAA GAAGAGATTGTGGATCAGGCCCACCGAGACCAAATCATTGCTGGAGCGGCCCACAGAACACTGCGCAGGCCGATTGCTCTGAAGGAGGATGGGTCAGCCCCTGGCTTATTGGAATTACTGACACTGATAAGGAATGGAGAGgcagctgaggaggaggaggaggaggcccttCTTCAGGCAGGATTAGAGGGCCTTTTCACCTGA